The genomic stretch AGGTCCGCATCCTTGAATTTCACGCCCGGACGCTCATCCCGATCATCAAGAACAGCCTCTACCCCGAGTTTTTGAAGCTCTTGGTATAGCTTTTCGCCGGTTTCACGAACTTGCTCATCCTTCATACTCACTGGGACCACAATCACATGATAAGGAGCGATAGGGATAGGCCAGATGATTCCATCTTTATCATTGTTTTGCTCGATGGCTGCGGCCATGGTACGGCTGACTCCGATACCGTAGCAACCCATGACACAAGGGTGCTCGGCACCATTCTCATCCAAGAATACGGCGTTGAGGGCTTTCGAATACTTTGTTCCCAGCTTAAAGACTTGACCGACTTCGATGCCTCGTGCTTCTTTGAGCGGGCTACCACATTTGGGACAGGGCTCCCCTGCTTCCACCATGCGCAGATCAAGAACCTGATCGAAACGAAAATCCTTCTCTGGCACAGCATCCACATAATGCTTGTCCTTTGCATTGGCACCACAAACAGCCTTAGTCATCAGCGGCACTTCCAAATCAGCCACGACCCTTAAACCCTTCGGTGCGCCTATGGGGCCAACAAAGCCCGGTTCGCAACCCAGTTTTTCGAGTACAGCTTCGGGGCTGGCCAACTGCAAGTTGATAAAGGGGCCAAGGGCGTTGTTCATTTTGATTTCGTTGATTTCCCGGTCGCCGCGAACGAGGACGAGGAAGAGCTTATCATCACCTTGATAAAGAAGAGATTTTACAAGATCGCTCTTTTTCACACCCAGGAATTCTGCCACCTGCTCAATGGTCTTTGTTCCTGGTGTATCTACACTTCGGCAATCACCGATCGGAGCATCACTGGCTACAGTCGTGGGCTTGCATTCAGCCTTCTCCACATTGGCAGCATAATCGCAATCTGGGCAATAGACAACGGCAGCCTCTCCTGATTCAGCCAAAACCATGAATTCATGCGTGCCACCTGTACCACCGATGGCTCCGGCATCTGCCTCAACTGGGCGGAAGGTTAAGCCGCAACGGGTAAAGACACGAGTATAAGCGTCGTACATTTTTTTATAGCTCTCGGCCAAGCCTGCTTCGTCCCGGTCGAAGGAATAGAGATCCTTCATAATAAATTCCCGACCACGCATTAAGCCAAAGCGAGGACGTCGCTCATCCCGGTATTTGTTTTGTATCTGATAGAGAAGCAGGGGCAATTGCTTATAGGAACGGATTTCTCCCCGCACTAGATCGGTGATGATTTCTTCATGGGTTGGTCCAAGGCAAAATTCCCGATTATGGCGGTCATTAAGGCGCATAAGTTCCTGTCCGTAAATATCCCAGCGACCGCTCTCCCGCCAGAGCTCGGCTGGCTGAATAATTGGGAGTAAGACTTCTTGTCCTCCCTTAACATCCATTTCTTCTCTAACGATTTGCTCAATTTTACGCAATACACGTAAGCCTAAGGGCAAGTAGGTATAGATACCGGCAGCGGCTTTACGAATTAACCCTGCCCTTACCAGCATCTGATGACTAACAACTTCCGCCTCGGCAGGAACCTCCCGCAGGGTCGGATTAAGGATTTGGCTTACACGCATCAATGTTCATCCTTTCCATACTGTTTCACATAATTCTCGATTTCTTGGAGCAAAGCGGGTAGTAGTTCTTCTTCCGATAAACGGGCGACAATTTCTCCTTTTTTAAAGAGCAACCCCATTCCTTTGCCGCCGGCAATACCAAAATCTGCTTCCCGTGCTTCACCGGGTCCATTCACCGCACATCCCATGACCGCAACTTTCAAAGGTCGATCCAAGGGAGGTAAATTGGAGAGCTTGTCCTCCACCTTCTCGGCGAGTTCAGCGAGATTAACCTGCGTCCGACCACAGGTAGGACAGCTTATCAGGTCCACTCCCCTATTTCTTAAACCAAGGACCCTAAGAATCTCTAATGCCATTGGGATTTCTTGAACGGGATCTCCCGTCAGGGAAACACGGAGTGTATCGCCAATGCCTTCAGCTAGGAGGCTGCCGATTCCCACGGCCGACTTCACAACCCCCGAGCGTACGGTTCCAGCTTCGGTGACTCCCACATGAAGGGGGTAATCAACACACTCCGCCATCTTCCGATAAGCCCCCAACATCAGGGGCACATGGGAAGCCTTTAACGATACTTTGATTTTGTCATAGCCTTCTTCTTCGAGCAGGTGAATATGTCCTAAAGCACTTTCCACCATGCCCTCAGCTGTTACACCCTGATATTTCGCTAAGATTTCTTTCTCCAGCGACCCAGCGTTAACCCCAATCCGAATGGGTATTTCTCTCTCCTTACAGGCTCGGACGACTTCTTGCACCTTCCAACGAGCACCAATATTGCCGGGATTTAACCTTAAGCCATGAACGCCTTGTTCTATGGCCAGCAACGCTAACTGATAATCAAAATGGATATCAGCTATCACAGGCAGTGCGCTCTGCAATGCAATTTCTTGGAGAGCATATCCTGCATCACGATCCAAGACCGCAAGACGTACAACCTCACACCCTGCTTTAGCTAAGGCGTGAATCTGAGCTAGGGTACTAGGAATATCTCGGGTATCTGTATTGGTCATGGATTGGACGACGACTGGAGCTCCTCCCCCTATTGTGACGTCACCAATTTTCACTGCTTTTGTCATTTTTCGATTCACATCTAGGCCTCCTTAGCCTTTACCCGAAAAGAGTTTTACGATATCTTGATAGGTCACTGCTAGCATTAAACCCATCAAGAAAATAAATCCCAAGAAATGAATAAAGCTCTGTCGTTCCGGATTCATGGGTTTACCCCTTAAACCTTCGATAAGCAGAAAAACCAGATGACTGCCATCAAGGGCTGGGATGGGAAAAAGATTGAGTAGCCCCAACTGAATACTTAGAATACCGATAAAGCCCAGATAGTTCTCCCAACCTGACTCTGCACTTTGATCGATAGCTTGAACGATAGCCACCGGTCCTCCCAATTCTGCTTTTGTTTCACCCGTAACCATCTGGGCTAAAGTGACAAGAATCAAGCGCGTGAAGCTAACTGTTTGCTTAAATCCATATTGAGCCGCTTCTGAAAGGGAGGCTTTCTCATAGATGACCTCAGGGCTAATACCAACCAGGCCACGACCTGAAGCGGCATCTAACTCCGTCTTGAGGGTTAAGGCTCTTTGTTGTCCTTCATGTTCAATCACCAAGGTAATATCTTTTTCCGGCATCGTATGTATGGCTTGAGTCAAATCATTCCAGGTGGTAGTATCTACCCCATTGACCGATACCACTTTATCACCCGGTTGAATCCCTGCCGCTTGAGCCGGCATCCCTTCAATCAAGGTACCCACCACATTTGTATTATTAGCAGTGGCAATTCCGAAATAGGCAAAGACAATGATAAAAAGAAAAATAGCCAAAACTAAATTCATGATCGGACCGGCAGCAATCACTGACATCCGTTGCCATACTTTTTTATTATTAAAACTACGTGGATCATTGGAGGGAGCAATATTTTGATTCCCATTCTCGTCGAACTCGGCGTCCATGCCATAGAGTTTTACAAATCCACCTAAAGGAATAAGGCGCAGGGAGTAGTTGGTCTCTTTTCCTTTAAAGCCGATAATCTTTGGCCCGAAGCCGAAGGCAAACTCCAGTACCTTGATCCCATTCAGGCGCGCCACAATAAAATGGCCCAACTCGTGAATAATAACCAAAAGCCCGAAGGCGAATACGACAGATAACGCACTAAGCAAACTTATCCCTCCTCCATCCTTATCTTACTGCATTCAGTTTCTAGGTCATACGAGTTTTATATCTGTCATCCTAAGGAAAGAATGACCGAAATATCATACTTTGTCTTACCCAATGAACTCTTCCGTGCGCATCCTGGCCCAATGATCAGCACTAAGTATGGTTTCCAAATCCGTGGCATCTAACACATCATGCTCTGTACACACCCGTTCTACGAGACGTATGATTTCAAGATAGGGTATACGACGAGCTAAGAAGGCATGAACCGCAACTTCATTGGCGGCATTCATGACCGCGGGCAAGGTCCCGCCACGGCGTCCACACGCATAAGCAAGCTTTAAAGCAGGAAAATCGTATTCATCCGGGTCAAAAAATGTCAGGGTTTTTCCTCTTAAATCAAGTCGCTCGAATGGATTAGACCAGCGGGTAGGATAACTTAAAGCATATTGAATAGGCAGGTGCATATCGGGTCTGCCCAGTTGAGCTAAGACACTCCCGTCACAGTATTGCACCATAGAATGAATCGCGCTTTGGGGATGGATGAGCACCTCAATCTGTTCGTAGGTCATGTTAAAAAGATGATGAGCCTCAATAACCTCTAGCCCCTTATTCATCATCGTCGCTGAGTCGATGGTAATCTTTGCTCCCATGGCCCAGTTAGGGTGCTTCAACGCTACCTCAGGAGTTACTTCCTTTAATTTCTCTGCAGACCAACCACGAAAAGGGCCGCCGGAAGCCGTCAAAATGATCTTTTCCAGAGTACGCTCATCTTCTTCTAAACATTGGAAAATAGCAGAGTGCTCACTATCCACGGGAAGAATACGTCGCTTAAGCTTCTTAGCCGTCTCCATGACCAATTCCCCACCAGCAACTAAGGTTTCTTTATTGGCTAAGGCAATATCTTTCCCCGCCTGAAGTGCCGCTAAAGTAGGTTCTAAACCAATGCGGCCACTGATGGCCGTGACAATCGTATCCGGTGCTTCATCGGTAACTGAGCGCAGAAGTCCCTCCATTCCTTGAACGACTTCGACATCTAAATCTGCCACCCTTTGTTTTAATTCTCGGGCTGCTTTATCATCCATTAAACCGATAACTCGAGGTTTAAACTGCCGGGCCTGGCGTTCAACTTCCTCGGCATTTCTGCCCGCTGCCAATGCATAAACCTCAAATTTCCCTGGATTTTGACGGACAATATCTAGGGTTTGTGTTCCTATAGACCCCGTAGAGCCTAAAATTGTCAACCTCTTCACACGATCACTCCTTGGGAGTCATTCCTAATTATTTATCTAAACTATGTACCTAAGCCCCACCGCTCCTATGGACGGGGCCCATATGCGTCTAAGTCCCGCTCAATACATTATTTCTTGAGAAAACCTGCTTTTCTGATGGCCTCATAAACAATCACTAACCCCGGCCCTAGGATCAAACCCAAACCACCCAATAGCTTTAAGCCCACATACATGGAAATGAGGGTGGCCAAAGGATGGATGCCAATATTTTGAGACATGACTTTGGGCTCCAACAATTGTCGGATTACCGTGGCGATTAGATAGAGTACTAAGAGCTTAATACCCTCTGATACCGACCCTAAAATAAATAAGCCAACGATCCATGGTATAAATACCATGCCCGTTCCGACAATGGGAAGCAAATCTAAGAAAGCTGAAATGAAGCCAATGGTAAAGGCATAGGGATTTCCCATCCACACTAAGCCAACCGTCAGTATAACACCTGTCACCGATATGAGAATAGCTTCGGCACGAACAAATCCCACAACTGCTACACCCAAATCACGACTTACGGATTGGGCACCGGGCCTCCAACGACCGGGAAGCAAACTACCAAAGAAGCTCTTCACCACCGGATAACTTGCACTCATAAAGAAGGTGGCCACAACGGAAATTACTAAGACAATAAACACTCCAGGCAAGGCAGATATGAAATTCAGCAGAAGCAGGCTTCCGGTGAGCGCCCAACCCTGCAAGGAATCCATGAGTCCTTGCGTTGTATTATTAAGGGTAATTTGGACTTGTGGGTTGAGCTGGATAAAGTTCTCAACCGTATCAAGAATATTATTAAAGATAGTTACCATATGGCCATAGCTTGGTAGAGAAACAGCCAAATCCGATAGCTCCGTATAAAGACGAACAACGATTAAAAAGAGCACACTGCCTATGCCCAATATGGCAATCAGCAGGGCAAATAGGGTTGCGATGGGTCTGCGAACTTTCAAGCTAAGCATAAACCTTACGACCAGAGGTTCCAGCAAAAGCGCTATAAAGAACGCAATCAAAAATGGCAAAAATGCCGATATAAGACTGCTCATGAGTTCACTAAAGACTGGCATAAACTCTTTAAAGAAGAAGGTAACAACTTTAAGCAACACTAACACAAAAGTAATCACCGCTAAGCGATTAATATTTTGCTTTAATTTCTGCTCACCCTGAAGGTCCACACAATCACCCCACAATCAATGCCCAATAATACATAATAGGAATCACGAAAATGAGACTGTCAAATCGGTCAAGAATTCCTCCATGTCCAGGAATAAGGTTCCCCGAATCTTTAATGCTTACACTGCGTTTTAAAGCAGACTCAAATAAATCACCAATTTGGGCACTGATTCCAACGATAATACTTACAACCAAATAGGCACTCCAGGGGGCCCCACCGATGATTTTCCAGCCAATAATACCGGTTAATATACAAAAGAAAAGTCCGCCCAGAGATCCCTCGATGGTCTTCTTGGGGCTGACTTGCGGAGCTAGCAAATGTTTCCCCATGGCTCTCCCTATAAGGTATGCAAAGGTATCCGTCGCCCATACCATAATAAAAGTAAATAAAGCCCAAGCCATTCCTTCCGTCAAGCCGCGAATGAGATAGAGGTGCGATAATAAAGCAACTGTATACAGAGGGGAAAAGCAATTGTAAGCTGCTTCGCCAAGATTCACATTCGGGTAATATATCGCGATTTTTCCCATAGCAAAAAGTAACCATGCCAACAATAAAGGCAACAACCACTGGGTCCCACCTTGAAAAATCAGCAAAAGCCAGACAATGGAAAACACTCCCGTGCTAATATACCATGCTTTGTATCCCATTCTTTGTCCAATGGCTAAGGTTTCCTTAAGCGCTAAGAGGGATATAATCGTCACTAGCAACGCAATATATAGTCCTCCCAAATACGTTAACCCCAACAGAATTGGGACTAGAACTAGTGCGCTTAGCGTTCTAATTAGC from Desulfitobacterium dichloroeliminans LMG P-21439 encodes the following:
- a CDS encoding 1-deoxy-D-xylulose-5-phosphate reductoisomerase: MKRLTILGSTGSIGTQTLDIVRQNPGKFEVYALAAGRNAEEVERQARQFKPRVIGLMDDKAARELKQRVADLDVEVVQGMEGLLRSVTDEAPDTIVTAISGRIGLEPTLAALQAGKDIALANKETLVAGGELVMETAKKLKRRILPVDSEHSAIFQCLEEDERTLEKIILTASGGPFRGWSAEKLKEVTPEVALKHPNWAMGAKITIDSATMMNKGLEVIEAHHLFNMTYEQIEVLIHPQSAIHSMVQYCDGSVLAQLGRPDMHLPIQYALSYPTRWSNPFERLDLRGKTLTFFDPDEYDFPALKLAYACGRRGGTLPAVMNAANEVAVHAFLARRIPYLEIIRLVERVCTEHDVLDATDLETILSADHWARMRTEEFIG
- the ispG gene encoding flavodoxin-dependent (E)-4-hydroxy-3-methylbut-2-enyl-diphosphate synthase yields the protein MNRKMTKAVKIGDVTIGGGAPVVVQSMTNTDTRDIPSTLAQIHALAKAGCEVVRLAVLDRDAGYALQEIALQSALPVIADIHFDYQLALLAIEQGVHGLRLNPGNIGARWKVQEVVRACKEREIPIRIGVNAGSLEKEILAKYQGVTAEGMVESALGHIHLLEEEGYDKIKVSLKASHVPLMLGAYRKMAECVDYPLHVGVTEAGTVRSGVVKSAVGIGSLLAEGIGDTLRVSLTGDPVQEIPMALEILRVLGLRNRGVDLISCPTCGRTQVNLAELAEKVEDKLSNLPPLDRPLKVAVMGCAVNGPGEAREADFGIAGGKGMGLLFKKGEIVARLSEEELLPALLQEIENYVKQYGKDEH
- the ytvI gene encoding sporulation integral membrane protein YtvI, with translation MDLQGEQKLKQNINRLAVITFVLVLLKVVTFFFKEFMPVFSELMSSLISAFLPFLIAFFIALLLEPLVVRFMLSLKVRRPIATLFALLIAILGIGSVLFLIVVRLYTELSDLAVSLPSYGHMVTIFNNILDTVENFIQLNPQVQITLNNTTQGLMDSLQGWALTGSLLLLNFISALPGVFIVLVISVVATFFMSASYPVVKSFFGSLLPGRWRPGAQSVSRDLGVAVVGFVRAEAILISVTGVILTVGLVWMGNPYAFTIGFISAFLDLLPIVGTGMVFIPWIVGLFILGSVSEGIKLLVLYLIATVIRQLLEPKVMSQNIGIHPLATLISMYVGLKLLGGLGLILGPGLVIVYEAIRKAGFLKK
- a CDS encoding proline--tRNA ligase; amino-acid sequence: MRVSQILNPTLREVPAEAEVVSHQMLVRAGLIRKAAAGIYTYLPLGLRVLRKIEQIVREEMDVKGGQEVLLPIIQPAELWRESGRWDIYGQELMRLNDRHNREFCLGPTHEEIITDLVRGEIRSYKQLPLLLYQIQNKYRDERRPRFGLMRGREFIMKDLYSFDRDEAGLAESYKKMYDAYTRVFTRCGLTFRPVEADAGAIGGTGGTHEFMVLAESGEAAVVYCPDCDYAANVEKAECKPTTVASDAPIGDCRSVDTPGTKTIEQVAEFLGVKKSDLVKSLLYQGDDKLFLVLVRGDREINEIKMNNALGPFINLQLASPEAVLEKLGCEPGFVGPIGAPKGLRVVADLEVPLMTKAVCGANAKDKHYVDAVPEKDFRFDQVLDLRMVEAGEPCPKCGSPLKEARGIEVGQVFKLGTKYSKALNAVFLDENGAEHPCVMGCYGIGVSRTMAAAIEQNNDKDGIIWPIPIAPYHVIVVPVSMKDEQVRETGEKLYQELQKLGVEAVLDDRDERPGVKFKDADLVGYPLRVTVGSKTLANGEVELRDRKTGEMQLVKVEELAKRVQGIIQEAVSKM
- a CDS encoding phosphatidate cytidylyltransferase, with amino-acid sequence MLIRTLSALVLVPILLGLTYLGGLYIALLVTIISLLALKETLAIGQRMGYKAWYISTGVFSIVWLLLIFQGGTQWLLPLLLAWLLFAMGKIAIYYPNVNLGEAAYNCFSPLYTVALLSHLYLIRGLTEGMAWALFTFIMVWATDTFAYLIGRAMGKHLLAPQVSPKKTIEGSLGGLFFCILTGIIGWKIIGGAPWSAYLVVSIIVGISAQIGDLFESALKRSVSIKDSGNLIPGHGGILDRFDSLIFVIPIMYYWALIVG
- the rseP gene encoding RIP metalloprotease RseP — protein: MLSALSVVFAFGLLVIIHELGHFIVARLNGIKVLEFAFGFGPKIIGFKGKETNYSLRLIPLGGFVKLYGMDAEFDENGNQNIAPSNDPRSFNNKKVWQRMSVIAAGPIMNLVLAIFLFIIVFAYFGIATANNTNVVGTLIEGMPAQAAGIQPGDKVVSVNGVDTTTWNDLTQAIHTMPEKDITLVIEHEGQQRALTLKTELDAASGRGLVGISPEVIYEKASLSEAAQYGFKQTVSFTRLILVTLAQMVTGETKAELGGPVAIVQAIDQSAESGWENYLGFIGILSIQLGLLNLFPIPALDGSHLVFLLIEGLRGKPMNPERQSFIHFLGFIFLMGLMLAVTYQDIVKLFSGKG